In Actinomadura citrea, a single window of DNA contains:
- a CDS encoding Gfo/Idh/MocA family protein, giving the protein MTAPLRVGLIGLGVMGRNHARVLSGLDGVDLVGIVDPAGRPEGAPHGVPLVPSLQQLLDARIDYAVVACPTALHEEIGLALAEGGVGALIEKPLAESVEAAERLVTAFESRGLVAGVGHIERYNPALQSMRSRLEAGELGEVFQVVTRRQGPFPHRIADVGVVKDLATHDIDLTGWVTGQDYVSISAHTVARSGRPHEDMVAAVGRLTDGSMVNHLVNWLSPLKERTTVVTGERGCFIADTLTADLTFYANGEMNTEWEALRAFRGVSEGDMIRYAIPKREPLLVEHERFRDAVLAGPGGSAPGDVVTLRQGLRTVEVSAAVLKSARLGETVTLQLAEVLDGV; this is encoded by the coding sequence GTGACCGCGCCGCTGCGGGTGGGCCTGATCGGGCTCGGCGTGATGGGGCGCAACCACGCCCGGGTCCTGTCCGGGCTGGACGGCGTCGACCTCGTCGGGATCGTCGACCCGGCCGGGCGGCCCGAGGGCGCCCCGCACGGGGTGCCGCTGGTGCCGTCCCTCCAGCAGCTGCTGGACGCCCGCATCGACTACGCGGTGGTCGCCTGCCCGACGGCGCTGCACGAGGAGATCGGGCTCGCGCTCGCCGAGGGCGGCGTGGGCGCGCTGATCGAGAAGCCGCTCGCCGAGTCGGTGGAGGCCGCCGAACGGCTGGTGACGGCGTTCGAGTCGCGCGGGCTCGTGGCCGGGGTCGGCCACATCGAGCGCTACAACCCGGCGCTGCAGAGCATGCGGTCCCGCCTTGAGGCGGGCGAGCTGGGCGAGGTGTTCCAGGTCGTCACGCGCCGCCAGGGCCCGTTCCCGCACCGGATCGCCGACGTCGGCGTCGTCAAGGACCTCGCGACCCACGACATCGACCTGACCGGGTGGGTCACCGGCCAGGACTACGTGTCGATCTCCGCGCACACCGTGGCGCGCAGCGGCCGGCCGCACGAGGACATGGTCGCCGCCGTCGGGCGCCTGACCGACGGCTCCATGGTCAACCACCTGGTGAACTGGCTGAGCCCGCTCAAGGAGCGCACCACCGTGGTCACCGGCGAGCGCGGCTGCTTCATCGCCGACACGCTCACCGCCGACCTCACCTTCTACGCCAACGGCGAGATGAACACCGAGTGGGAGGCGCTGCGCGCGTTCCGCGGCGTCTCCGAGGGCGACATGATCCGGTACGCGATCCCCAAGCGCGAGCCGCTGCTGGTCGAGCACGAGCGCTTCCGCGACGCGGTCCTCGCCGGGCCCGGCGGGTCGGCCCCGGGCGACGTCGTCACCCTGCGGCAGGGCCTGCGGACGGTCGAGGTGTCGGCCGCCGTCCTGAAGTCCGCCCGCCTCGGCGAGACCGTCACGCTACAGCTCGCGGAGGTGCTGGATGGCGTCTGA
- a CDS encoding DegT/DnrJ/EryC1/StrS family aminotransferase, giving the protein MPVESERPVPAASPVIGEAEIEAAVRVLRSGRVVQGPEVAAFEEEFSALVAGRHCVAVNSGTSALHLSLMALGVGPGDEVIVPSFTFAATANVVRLVGAEPVFVDIEAGSFCVDPDAVAAAVGPRTAAIMPVHLYGHPAAMDRVGAIAERHGLAVVEDACQAHGASHGGTPVGALGTIGCFSFYPTKNMHALEGGMITTADAETARTLRLLRNQGMEQRYANEIVGANVRLTDVAAAIGRVQLGRLPGWTERRIANARFLDAKITGAAVPPVAPGVRHVYHQYTVRVTGDRDAFQGRLEERKVGSAVYYPTPVHRLRPFLKDGAPDPRWDLPETERAAAEVLSLPVHPSLADDELARVADAVNAAGAAS; this is encoded by the coding sequence ATGCCCGTGGAATCGGAAAGGCCCGTCCCCGCGGCGAGTCCCGTGATCGGGGAGGCGGAGATCGAGGCGGCCGTCCGCGTGCTCCGCAGCGGGCGGGTCGTGCAGGGCCCCGAGGTCGCCGCGTTCGAGGAGGAGTTCTCCGCGCTGGTGGCGGGCCGCCACTGCGTCGCGGTCAACTCCGGGACCTCGGCCCTGCACCTGAGCCTGATGGCCCTCGGCGTCGGCCCCGGCGACGAGGTGATCGTCCCCTCGTTCACGTTCGCGGCCACGGCCAACGTCGTCCGCCTCGTCGGCGCCGAGCCGGTCTTCGTCGACATCGAGGCCGGCTCGTTCTGCGTCGACCCGGACGCCGTCGCCGCGGCGGTCGGCCCCCGCACCGCCGCCATCATGCCGGTGCACCTGTACGGGCACCCGGCGGCGATGGACCGCGTCGGCGCCATCGCGGAGCGGCACGGCCTCGCCGTCGTCGAGGACGCCTGCCAGGCGCACGGCGCCTCCCACGGCGGCACCCCGGTGGGCGCCCTCGGCACGATCGGCTGCTTCAGCTTCTACCCGACCAAGAACATGCACGCCCTCGAAGGCGGCATGATCACCACCGCCGACGCGGAGACCGCCCGGACGCTGCGGCTGCTGCGCAACCAGGGCATGGAGCAGCGCTACGCCAACGAGATCGTCGGCGCCAACGTGCGGCTCACCGACGTCGCCGCGGCCATCGGCCGCGTGCAGCTGGGGCGGCTGCCCGGCTGGACCGAGCGCCGCATCGCCAACGCCCGGTTCCTGGACGCCAAGATCACCGGCGCCGCGGTGCCGCCGGTCGCGCCCGGCGTGCGGCACGTCTACCACCAGTACACCGTCCGCGTCACCGGCGACCGGGACGCCTTCCAGGGGCGCCTTGAGGAGCGGAAGGTCGGCAGCGCCGTCTACTACCCGACGCCCGTCCACCGGCTCAGGCCGTTCCTGAAGGACGGCGCCCCCGACCCGCGCTGGGACCTGCCCGAGACCGAGCGCGCGGCGGCCGAGGTGCTGTCGCTGCCGGTGCACCCGTCCCTCGCCGACGACGAGCTGGCGCGCGTGGCCGACGCGGTCAACGCCGCCGGGGCGGCGTCGTGA
- a CDS encoding DUF2201 family putative metallopeptidase gives MGYGEVGRPRAPVVELADRRALERWRPADEQVVEAARRLKERALLELGMTHSAVASWLFSKCHHQLPTTAVDTAAVVASGDGSCLLLYNPEFFVGIGGEGVRFVLFHEARHLIQRHLFADADLRSDPVFTLACEVTINHVAMVRLGAGLPEIGGAPVGISPRGVHASYAEDLREQRVEPLPFEEWVETDMSVYRELGRMRNPPGVGQAACIHVLVDALDQETVGRVGDDVLRSVLIAARRGDRVARDELLDLLRRTEGASEGVDKIWGDLGAHALRGVTSATRRVDWWQRWLVDVLASKLEEGERLVYPKKRGAVLAALGHEPMLARRGPQRVKSLVIALDTSGSMPDGLVEWLGELVGRIDGTEAEWVAFDASVKPFRPGEPLRGGGGTDFEAVRRHVEGRDEPADAVIVVTDGYADPIVPADPGKWIWLITSGGDEWPERRGMACHRVRPE, from the coding sequence GTGGGGTACGGAGAGGTCGGGCGGCCGCGGGCGCCGGTCGTCGAGCTGGCCGATCGGCGGGCGCTGGAGCGGTGGCGGCCCGCCGACGAGCAGGTCGTGGAGGCGGCGCGGCGGTTGAAGGAGCGGGCGCTGCTCGAACTGGGGATGACGCACAGCGCCGTCGCGTCGTGGCTGTTCAGCAAGTGCCACCACCAGTTGCCCACCACGGCGGTGGACACGGCGGCCGTGGTCGCCTCCGGGGACGGGTCCTGCCTGCTCCTCTACAACCCCGAGTTCTTCGTGGGGATCGGGGGCGAAGGGGTGCGGTTCGTCCTGTTCCACGAGGCCCGGCACCTCATCCAGCGGCACCTCTTCGCGGACGCCGACCTGCGGAGCGACCCGGTGTTCACGCTGGCGTGCGAGGTCACGATCAACCATGTCGCGATGGTGCGGCTCGGAGCCGGGCTGCCCGAGATCGGCGGCGCGCCCGTGGGGATCTCGCCGCGCGGCGTGCACGCGTCCTATGCGGAGGACCTGCGGGAGCAGCGCGTCGAGCCGCTTCCGTTCGAGGAGTGGGTCGAGACCGACATGAGCGTCTACCGGGAGCTCGGACGGATGCGGAATCCGCCGGGCGTCGGGCAGGCCGCATGCATCCACGTGCTCGTCGACGCGCTCGACCAGGAGACGGTCGGACGGGTCGGGGACGACGTGCTGCGGAGCGTGCTCATCGCGGCGCGGCGGGGCGACCGGGTGGCGCGCGACGAGCTGCTCGACCTGCTGCGGCGGACCGAGGGGGCCTCGGAGGGCGTCGACAAGATCTGGGGTGACCTCGGGGCGCACGCGCTCCGGGGCGTCACGTCGGCCACGCGGCGGGTGGACTGGTGGCAGCGGTGGCTCGTGGACGTGCTCGCCTCGAAGCTGGAGGAGGGGGAACGGCTCGTCTACCCGAAGAAGCGCGGGGCCGTGCTGGCGGCGCTCGGGCACGAGCCGATGCTGGCGCGGCGCGGACCGCAGCGGGTGAAGTCGCTGGTCATCGCGCTGGACACGTCCGGGTCGATGCCGGACGGCCTCGTGGAGTGGCTGGGCGAGCTGGTCGGCCGGATCGACGGGACCGAGGCCGAGTGGGTCGCCTTCGACGCTTCGGTGAAGCCGTTCCGGCCCGGGGAACCGCTCCGCGGCGGGGGCGGGACGGACTTCGAGGCCGTCCGGCGGCACGTGGAGGGACGGGACGAGCCCGCCGACGCCGTCATCGTGGTGACCGACGGGTACGCCGACCCGATCGTCCCGGCCGACCCGGGGAAGTGGATCTGGCTCATTACCTCTGGGGGCGACGAGTGGCCGGAGCGGCGGGGAATGGCCTGCCACCGGGTCCGGCCGGAGTGA
- a CDS encoding glycosyltransferase family 2 protein: MASDRDAGVPDVTVVVAVYNTMPYLTDCLNSLVGQSIGPDRMEVVAVDDGSTDGSGAELDRFAAEHPDVITVLRQANSGGPAAPSNRALDVATGRYVYFVGADDHLGPEALERMVTAADEWGSDVLVGKMEGVNGRAVRRPELFAENRPEIDLYDSVLPWVLSNCKLFRRELVERHKLRFHEHMRIGSDQPFTLEACVRARRISVLADYTCYYAVLRDDGGNITQGAVDVHTRLECAESLFGVVADLIEPGPKRDAILRRHTRWELTMPTREGFLELDRATQEDVCARVGTLVERYVTDEVLFTLPIVRRARLRLAQLGEVDLLCEAIRDGVAERSYLIALKDGRTYLAYQGFEDPRPELADDLFEITKGMRKRLSQEARTVAVRPDRDTVEITVRTPLTGPEAGDPATVRLALAPRGGGETLDLDEHTTREAREDGLHVTARIPAALTAASGEHRHALRLIVRAAGETHDITVPVGASVVPGPRGELFWHRARPYRLAVAGDDRHGTMIETRPVRPAQAVAQRVRRVTSLGGR, encoded by the coding sequence ATGGCGTCTGACCGAGATGCCGGAGTCCCCGACGTCACCGTCGTGGTCGCGGTCTACAACACGATGCCGTACCTGACCGACTGCCTGAACTCGCTGGTCGGGCAGAGCATCGGCCCGGACCGCATGGAGGTCGTCGCGGTCGACGACGGCTCCACCGACGGCAGCGGCGCCGAGCTGGACCGGTTCGCCGCGGAGCACCCCGACGTCATCACCGTCCTGCGCCAGGCGAACTCCGGCGGCCCGGCGGCCCCCAGCAACCGGGCGCTGGACGTCGCGACCGGACGCTACGTCTACTTCGTCGGCGCCGACGACCACCTCGGCCCCGAGGCGCTGGAGCGCATGGTCACGGCGGCCGACGAATGGGGCTCCGACGTCCTCGTCGGGAAGATGGAGGGCGTCAACGGGCGGGCCGTCCGGCGTCCCGAGCTGTTCGCCGAGAACCGCCCCGAGATCGACCTGTACGACTCGGTGCTGCCGTGGGTGCTGTCGAACTGCAAGCTGTTCCGACGCGAGCTGGTGGAGCGGCACAAGCTGCGGTTCCACGAGCACATGCGGATCGGCAGCGACCAGCCGTTCACCCTGGAGGCGTGCGTGCGCGCCCGGCGGATCTCCGTCCTCGCCGACTACACCTGCTACTACGCGGTGCTGCGCGACGACGGCGGCAACATCACGCAGGGCGCCGTCGACGTCCACACCCGGCTCGAATGCGCGGAGAGCCTCTTCGGTGTCGTCGCCGACCTGATCGAACCCGGCCCGAAGCGGGACGCGATCCTCAGGCGGCACACCCGCTGGGAGCTGACGATGCCGACGCGGGAGGGGTTCCTCGAACTCGACCGCGCGACGCAGGAGGACGTCTGCGCCCGCGTCGGAACGCTCGTCGAGCGGTACGTGACCGACGAGGTCCTCTTCACGCTGCCCATCGTCCGCCGCGCCCGGCTCCGGCTGGCGCAGCTCGGCGAGGTCGACCTGCTGTGCGAGGCGATCCGGGACGGGGTCGCCGAGCGCTCCTACCTGATCGCGCTCAAGGACGGCCGTACCTACCTCGCCTACCAGGGCTTCGAGGACCCCCGCCCGGAGCTGGCGGACGACCTGTTCGAGATCACCAAGGGGATGCGCAAGCGGCTGTCCCAGGAGGCCCGGACGGTCGCCGTGCGGCCCGACCGCGACACCGTGGAGATCACCGTCCGGACCCCGCTCACCGGTCCCGAGGCCGGCGACCCCGCGACCGTCCGGCTCGCGCTCGCCCCCCGCGGCGGCGGCGAGACCCTCGACCTCGACGAGCACACGACCCGTGAGGCGCGCGAGGACGGCCTGCACGTCACCGCCCGGATCCCGGCGGCGCTCACGGCGGCGTCCGGCGAGCACCGGCACGCGCTGCGGCTCATCGTCCGGGCGGCCGGGGAGACGCACGACATCACCGTGCCGGTGGGGGCGTCCGTGGTGCCCGGCCCGCGCGGCGAGCTCTTCTGGCACCGGGCCAGGCCCTACCGGCTGGCGGTGGCCGGCGACGACCGGCACGGCACGATGATCGAGACACGTCCGGTACGTCCGGCCCAGGCCGTCGCCCAGCGGGTCCGGCGCGTGACGTCCCTTGGAGGTAGGTAG
- a CDS encoding nucleotide sugar dehydrogenase, whose translation MRICVVALGKIGLPLAVQFARKGHRVIGADVDERVVAEVNAGREPFPGEAELDVHLGEAVRAGLLTATTDTAAAVAESEAVVVVVPLFVDAAGVPDFGWMDAATRSIAQGLRPGTLVSYETTLPVGTTRDRWAPMLAEGSGLTAGAGFHLVFSPERVLTGRVFADLRRYPKLVGGVDETSARHGVEFYEQVLDFDERPDLDRPNGVWDLGSAEAAELAKLAETTYRDVNIGLANQFARYADAAGVDVMKVIEACNTQPYSHIHQPGIAVGGHCIPVYPRMYLWNDPDATVVRAAREANTGMPEYAVGLLADAYGDLTGAGVLVLGAAYRGGVKETAFSGVFPTVEALRGRGAVPYVSDPMYTAEELEALGLPPHRGESVTAAIVQADHAAYRELGADDLPGVKALVDGRRVTDAARWPGVHRVVIGAPDARTGS comes from the coding sequence ATGCGGATCTGCGTGGTCGCGCTCGGCAAGATCGGTCTCCCGCTCGCGGTGCAGTTCGCCCGCAAGGGCCACCGGGTGATCGGCGCCGACGTGGACGAACGCGTCGTGGCCGAGGTCAACGCGGGCCGCGAGCCGTTCCCCGGCGAGGCGGAGCTGGACGTCCACCTCGGCGAGGCGGTGCGGGCCGGGCTGCTCACGGCGACGACCGACACGGCGGCGGCGGTCGCCGAGTCCGAGGCGGTCGTCGTGGTCGTCCCCCTGTTCGTGGACGCGGCGGGCGTCCCGGACTTCGGCTGGATGGACGCCGCGACGCGCTCCATCGCGCAGGGCCTGCGACCCGGCACGCTCGTCAGCTACGAGACGACGCTGCCCGTCGGCACCACCCGGGACCGCTGGGCCCCGATGCTGGCGGAGGGCTCCGGCCTCACCGCGGGCGCCGGCTTCCACCTGGTGTTCAGCCCGGAGCGCGTGCTGACCGGACGGGTGTTCGCCGACCTGCGCCGCTACCCCAAGCTCGTCGGCGGCGTCGACGAGACGTCCGCCCGGCACGGCGTCGAGTTCTACGAGCAGGTCCTCGACTTCGACGAGCGGCCGGACCTCGACCGCCCGAACGGCGTCTGGGACCTCGGCTCCGCGGAGGCCGCGGAGCTCGCCAAGCTCGCCGAGACGACCTACCGCGACGTCAACATCGGCCTCGCCAACCAGTTCGCCCGCTACGCCGACGCGGCGGGCGTGGACGTCATGAAGGTCATCGAGGCCTGCAACACCCAGCCGTACAGCCACATCCACCAGCCGGGCATCGCCGTCGGCGGCCACTGCATCCCGGTGTATCCGCGGATGTACCTGTGGAACGACCCGGACGCGACCGTCGTCCGTGCCGCCCGCGAGGCCAACACGGGCATGCCCGAGTACGCCGTCGGCCTCCTCGCCGACGCCTACGGCGATCTGACCGGCGCCGGCGTCCTCGTGCTGGGCGCGGCGTACCGGGGCGGCGTCAAGGAGACGGCGTTCTCCGGCGTCTTCCCCACGGTGGAGGCGCTGCGGGGGCGCGGCGCCGTCCCGTACGTGTCCGACCCGATGTACACCGCCGAGGAGCTGGAGGCCCTGGGCCTGCCGCCCCACCGCGGCGAGTCGGTCACGGCCGCGATCGTGCAGGCCGACCACGCCGCCTACCGCGAACTCGGCGCGGACGACCTGCCGGGCGTCAAGGCCCTGGTCGACGGCCGCCGCGTCACCGACGCCGCCCGCTGGCCCGGAGTACACCGCGTCGTCATCGGCGCCCCGGACGCTCGGACCGGTTCGTAG
- a CDS encoding AAA family ATPase — protein sequence MSMPDGPRLARFIDTMIELGITGQVFGEHGIGKTSTFFHHVRRREDTALVYVPAANLTPDDLLVNAPVRQDGELVLRQLVMRQLKPGRPFVLLIDDSLQAGATIQSQLMQIACNWTLGEHDLRALGCVGVFLTDNETLAETAALRTDPAVLDRMATLRVTAADTAWRAALSRRFRGVDLTGVFRVWASLPAELRRLLSPRTLEHVIDCALAGFPLAWGLPLVDGRRLPLVTSGRRRGADQAPEILGRIAAELRRAGADVPDPAHVPDAVRRVVRAAIERRWAVLVQGPPGCGKTEVVKEVVRDELGADPLYFSLPVTNVEDLCAPVPTLDGTLDNLLSGPFLEPGDKAIVWDEYNRPKDKATFARLMEVTQEWTLAGRRIKGLRAQIALQNPPYYLGRKLLVSRNTIAQASRFTVSLEIEPDDIPANEWLISRYGGVAETVLEWWKNDIDDEGRQWMTKRTLERLIRLHGTGLPMDIGKMYLGDGDYAPVPLTALEARLARRQVTGLRELAADLDGWAERLRAAGDEGSDATDIVHRVFANAELSQLRHHAEAAARLAPMLPPKLKATYLFGADPDRQRFWTGVFMGGL from the coding sequence ATGAGCATGCCGGACGGGCCGCGGCTGGCCCGCTTCATCGACACGATGATCGAGCTGGGGATCACCGGGCAGGTCTTCGGCGAGCACGGCATCGGCAAGACCTCCACGTTCTTCCACCACGTCCGGCGCCGCGAGGACACCGCGCTCGTCTACGTCCCGGCCGCGAACCTCACCCCGGACGACCTGCTGGTCAACGCGCCCGTCCGGCAGGACGGGGAGCTGGTGCTGCGGCAGCTCGTCATGCGGCAGCTCAAGCCGGGCAGGCCGTTCGTGCTGCTCATCGACGACTCGCTCCAGGCGGGCGCGACGATCCAGTCGCAGCTCATGCAGATCGCCTGCAACTGGACGCTCGGCGAGCACGACCTGCGCGCGCTCGGCTGCGTCGGGGTGTTCCTGACCGACAACGAGACGCTCGCCGAGACCGCCGCCCTCCGCACGGATCCGGCCGTCCTGGACCGGATGGCGACGCTGCGGGTCACCGCCGCCGACACCGCGTGGCGGGCCGCGCTGTCGCGCAGGTTCCGCGGCGTCGACCTCACCGGCGTGTTCCGGGTGTGGGCGTCGCTGCCCGCCGAGCTCCGCAGGCTGCTGTCGCCGCGCACGCTGGAGCACGTCATCGACTGCGCGCTCGCCGGGTTCCCGCTCGCCTGGGGCCTCCCCCTCGTGGACGGACGCCGCCTGCCGCTCGTCACCTCGGGCAGGAGGCGGGGAGCCGACCAGGCCCCCGAGATCCTCGGCCGCATCGCCGCCGAGCTGCGGCGGGCCGGGGCCGACGTCCCCGACCCGGCGCACGTGCCGGACGCCGTCCGCCGGGTCGTCCGCGCGGCGATCGAGCGGCGCTGGGCCGTGCTCGTCCAGGGACCGCCCGGCTGCGGCAAGACGGAGGTGGTGAAGGAGGTCGTCCGGGACGAACTCGGCGCGGACCCGCTCTACTTCTCGCTGCCCGTCACCAACGTGGAGGACCTGTGCGCGCCCGTCCCGACCCTGGACGGAACCCTCGACAACCTTTTGTCGGGTCCGTTCCTGGAGCCCGGTGACAAGGCCATCGTCTGGGACGAGTACAACCGGCCCAAGGACAAGGCCACGTTCGCCCGCCTCATGGAGGTCACGCAAGAGTGGACTCTGGCCGGACGGCGCATCAAGGGTCTCCGTGCCCAGATCGCCTTGCAGAATCCTCCGTACTACCTGGGCCGCAAGCTGCTCGTGTCACGCAACACCATCGCGCAGGCGTCCCGCTTCACCGTCTCGCTGGAAATCGAGCCAGATGACATTCCGGCGAACGAATGGCTCATTTCCCGTTACGGTGGAGTGGCCGAGACCGTCCTCGAGTGGTGGAAGAACGACATCGACGACGAGGGACGGCAATGGATGACCAAGCGCACCCTGGAGCGCCTCATCCGACTGCACGGCACCGGCCTGCCCATGGACATCGGCAAGATGTACCTGGGCGACGGCGACTACGCGCCCGTCCCGCTCACCGCCCTTGAGGCGCGGCTGGCCCGCCGGCAGGTGACCGGCCTGCGCGAACTGGCCGCGGACCTGGACGGCTGGGCGGAACGGCTCCGCGCGGCCGGGGACGAGGGCTCTGACGCGACGGACATCGTGCACCGCGTCTTCGCCAACGCCGAGCTGTCGCAACTCCGCCACCACGCGGAGGCGGCCGCCCGGCTCGCGCCGATGCTGCCGCCCAAGTTGAAGGCGACGTACCTGTTCGGAGCCGATCCGGACCGGCAGCGGTTTTGGACCGGCGTCTTCATGGGAGGTCTCTGA
- a CDS encoding SDR family NAD(P)-dependent oxidoreductase has translation MRDDDVRTCLRVLAELADAPDGDPDVARVRAAAGAFVRRTRERERAAARLRRAAADARMLAATATGAAGRVEGAPAEPPREAVPSGTVTGGLRACYVCKAHFREADAFYHRLCPPCAREHRRHRHARADLAGRRAVVTGGRIKAGFELVLKLLRDGAAVTALTRFPADARRRFAEVADRADWHDRLTVVGMDLRDVPSLVRWCDGLVEAGEPLDILVNLAAQTLRHPPESYAELLAGEGPPGGELPAGEGLAAPGPLPVPLWAGAVDVAGLLPDPSPVNSWTRLVHEVDPVELLEVQLINVTAPFVLLGRLRPLLELSRHPRRYVVNVSAVEGQFDRVYKGAEHPHTNMAKAALNMLTRTAASELAEHGVHVTSVDPGWFTDQQPEPARARRTAAGFRPPLDVVDAAARIYHPIVSGERDGDPPSGCLLKDYQVVNW, from the coding sequence ATGCGCGACGACGATGTGCGGACCTGCCTGCGCGTCCTGGCGGAGCTGGCGGACGCGCCGGACGGCGACCCCGACGTGGCGCGGGTGCGGGCGGCGGCCGGAGCCTTCGTGCGGCGGACCCGCGAGCGCGAGCGGGCGGCGGCCCGGCTGCGGCGCGCGGCGGCCGACGCCCGGATGCTGGCCGCGACCGCCACCGGGGCGGCGGGACGCGTCGAGGGCGCGCCCGCCGAGCCGCCGCGCGAGGCCGTCCCGTCCGGGACGGTGACGGGCGGGCTGCGCGCCTGCTACGTCTGCAAGGCGCACTTCCGGGAGGCGGACGCGTTCTACCACCGCCTCTGCCCGCCGTGCGCGCGAGAGCACCGGCGGCACCGGCACGCGCGGGCCGACCTCGCGGGACGCCGCGCGGTCGTCACGGGCGGGCGGATCAAGGCCGGGTTCGAGCTCGTGCTCAAGCTGCTGCGGGACGGCGCCGCCGTGACCGCCCTGACCCGGTTCCCCGCCGACGCGCGCCGCCGCTTCGCCGAGGTCGCCGACCGGGCCGACTGGCACGACCGCCTCACGGTCGTCGGCATGGACCTGCGGGACGTCCCGTCCCTCGTCCGGTGGTGCGACGGGCTCGTCGAGGCGGGCGAGCCGCTCGACATCCTGGTGAACCTGGCGGCGCAGACGCTGCGGCATCCGCCGGAGTCGTACGCGGAGCTGCTGGCCGGCGAGGGGCCGCCGGGCGGGGAACTGCCGGCGGGCGAGGGCCTCGCGGCGCCCGGCCCGCTGCCCGTACCGCTCTGGGCCGGCGCCGTCGACGTCGCGGGCCTGCTTCCCGACCCGTCCCCGGTCAACTCCTGGACCCGGCTGGTGCACGAGGTCGATCCCGTCGAGCTGCTGGAGGTGCAGCTCATCAACGTGACGGCGCCGTTCGTCCTGCTGGGACGGCTGCGCCCCCTCCTGGAGCTCTCGCGGCATCCGCGGCGGTACGTGGTGAACGTCTCGGCCGTCGAGGGGCAGTTCGACCGCGTGTACAAGGGCGCCGAGCATCCGCACACCAACATGGCGAAGGCGGCGCTGAACATGCTGACGCGCACGGCCGCGTCCGAGCTGGCCGAACACGGCGTGCACGTCACCAGCGTCGACCCGGGCTGGTTCACCGACCAGCAACCGGAGCCCGCGCGGGCGCGCCGGACCGCCGCCGGGTTCCGCCCGCCCCTGGACGTCGTCGACGCCGCCGCCCGGATCTACCACCCGATCGTGAGCGGCGAGCGCGACGGCGACCCGCCGAGCGGCTGCCTGCTGAAGGACTACCAGGTCGTCAACTGGTGA